One Rhipicephalus microplus isolate Deutch F79 chromosome 4, USDA_Rmic, whole genome shotgun sequence genomic window carries:
- the LOC142814052 gene encoding uncharacterized protein LOC142814052, which translates to MSSDVSLSSGGESWPPEKSTHRQLSISWIQVITGLVQLYCVMCHCVFLMLIAVWMVVKEVSRRVHVLLVSWYSDFKEKRATTLPFLLGAIHMKIVSKIVPQTKPHVEPEVPEDTDNTGESEDASDENEHSSDNQSEVVDVVENKAEECCSSAPTLSASTSGVCSSSSPPDSRVADVIQSESSASLDTPLHNNQLDQQLSKRAPCSISAVVEDKYACGLNRSTSSSPLSIEDLDDSSDDDDGNGFEERCKSNSKQPDSANVSCTGSWKLKSAFQRASCKSSEIQSCFTKPKSPVAQPPCPEKSKFSLGPVISNLRRVCSRTLSVINKELTECMSPQSHKSRGKKTETPVRDTSQVASSHEVHCQPQLDANGHTSKDLSVPEHRTSVQSSWNDVCSSDTPASSDSMGEMHRGLLDSFSEADSSEFPNRQSADRPFGDTAPEKETTPFIGDVGRADGNFEKGNSSWTTQTSQSNAFFDGQGVEANAFGTVFQTDSNSAGWEF; encoded by the coding sequence ATGAGCAGTGACGTGTCGCTCAGTAGCGGTGGGGAGTCATGGCCTCCAGAAAAGAGCACACACCGGCAGCTGTCCATTTCATGGATCCAAGTCATCACCGGACTCGTGCAGCTTTACTGTGTAATGTGTCACTGTGTATTTCTCATGCTCATCGCCGTATGGATGGTCGTCAAAGAAGTTTCCAGGCGGGTGCATGTGCTTTTGGTGTCGTGGTACAGCGACTTCAAGGAGAAAAGGGCCACCACTCTGCCGTTTTTGCTCGGAGCTATTCACATGAAAATAGTGTCCAAGATCGTACCACAGACAAAACCACACGTAGAACCTGAAGTACCAGAAGATACAGACAATACAGGAGAATCAGAAGACGCCAGCGATGAAAATGAGCACTCCAGCGACAACCAGAGTGAAGTTGTGGACGTGGTGGAAAACAAGGCGGAAGAGTGCTGCTCTTCGGCACCAACACTTAGTGCGAGTACATCCGGAGTGTGTAGCAGCAGTTCACCCCCAGATTCACGCGTCGCGGATGTGATCCAATCCGAAAGTAGCGCCTCTCTTGACACTCCACTGCATAACAACCAGCTGGACCAACAACTCTCCAAGCGCGCGCCATGTAGCATTAGCGCAGTTGTTGAGGACAAATACGCTTGCGGGCTAAACAGATCAACGTCATCTTCACCGCTTTCTATAGAAGACCTCGACGATTCAAGTGATGATGACGACGGGAATGGTTTCGAAGAACGCTGCAAATCTAACAGCAAACAACCAGACTCTGCTAACGTTTCTTGTACGGGATCCTGGAAACTGAAGTCAGCTTTCCAAAGGGCAAGCTGCAAGTCAAGTGAGATTCAAAGCTGCTTCACGAAGCCCAAGTCGCCGGTGGCTCAACCACCTTGCCCTGAAAAGAGCAAGTTTTCTCTCGGTCCTGTCATCAGCAATCTGCGCCGTGTATGCTCACGCACTTTGAGCGTCATCAATAAGGAGCTCACTGAGTGTATGTCTCCGCAAAGCCACAAATCTCGTGGTAAGAAGACCGAGACACCCGTTCGCGACACGTCACAAGTGGCCTCGAGCCACGAGGTGCACTGCCAGCCCCAGCTGGACGCTAATGGTCACACATCTAAGGATCTGTCGGTACCAGAGCACAGGACGTCTGTGCAGTCTTCGTGGAACGATGTTTGCTCCAGCGATACACCTGCATCATCCGATTCTATGGGGGAGATGCACCGAGGACTCTTGGACTCGTTCTCTGAAGCCGACTCTTCAGAGTTCCCCAATCGTCAGTCTGCGGACCGCCCTTTCGGTGACACGGCACCAGAGAAAGAAACGACACCGTTTATCGGAGACGTAGGTAGAGCTGATGGGAATTTCGAAAAAGGCAATTCTAGCTGGACGACGCAAACCTCGCAGTCGAATGCCTTTTTTGACGGCCAAGGCGTGGAAGCAAATGCATTCGGAACTGTTTTTCAGACCGATAGCAATTCAGCGGGGTGGGAGTTCTAG